The DNA region tccaaaatatttctttccaagaTGTTTGTTCCCAGAATAAATAGTTCCAAAATatgtgtcactgtccctgtgccagcagtgtccctgtcccttcattgtcactgtgccagcagtgtcactgtccctatgacagcagtgtccctgtccctgcagtgtcactgtccctgcagtgtccctgtccccgtgccaacagtgtcactgtccccatgccagcagtgtccctgtgccaacaatgtccctgtcccagcaatgtcactgtgtcactgtccccatgccaGCAATGTCCCTgaccctgcagtgtccctgtccctgcagtgtccctgtgccagcagtgtccctgtccctgtgccagctttGTGTGACACCCtgtgcagtgtgtgtgacactgccagctcagtgtgtgtgacaccctgtgcagtgtgtgtgacactgtgccagctctgtgtgtgtgacaccctgtgctgtgtgtgtgacactgtgccagctctgtgtgtgtgacaccctgtgcagtgtgtgtgacactgccagctctgtgtgtgtgacactgtgcagtgtgtgtgacactgtgccagctctgtgtgtgtgacactgccagctctgtgtgtgtgacactctgtgcagtgtgtgtgacactgtgccagctctgtgtgtgtgacaccctgtgctgtgtgagtgacactgtgccagctctgtgtgtgtgacaccctgtgcagtgtgtgtgacaccctgTGCAGTATGTGTGAcactgtgccagctctgtgtgtgtgacaccctgtgcagtgtgtgtgacactgtgccagctctgtgtgtgtgacactgccagctctgtgtgtgtgacaccctgtgctctgtgtgtgtgacactgtgccagctctgtgtgtgacaccctgtgcagtgtgtgtgacactgtgccagctctgtgtgtgtgacaccctgtgcagtgtgtgtgacactgccagctctgtgtgtgtgacactgtgccagctctgtgtgtgtgacaccctgtcccccatgtccccccctgtccccctgcagtgtccccaggtgctgacgttccctgctctgtgtcccttgGCCCCGCAGGTCTGAGCAGTGACAGTGGCCTGGGTGGCAGCACGGACGGCAGCAGCGACGTGCTGGTGTTCGGCTCGGTGGTGGACAGCGTCACCGAGGAGGGTGGGTGCCACCGGGGagtgtcccttccctgtccctttcccattccctttcccttttctattTAGCCGtctttcccctctttccctctcccccatccttccctctttccctcttatttccttttccctttcccccacccatcccctttccccttttcatccttttcccctttccccacccatcctgtttccctttttccgtcttcctttccctcttcctttccccatcccatttcccgttcccatttccctttttccctgtccctttcctcacccatttcccattttccctttccccacccttttcctgttcctgttctcttttcccctctccctttccccacccatttcccattcccattttccctttccccacccattcccatttcccattttccctttccccacccattttcccatttcccttttccctttccccatcccattcccatttcccattcccatttcccattttccctttccctacCCTTTTCCCGTTCCtgttctcttttcccctctccctttccccacccatttcccattcccctttccctctcccccacccatttcccattcccttttccctttttccctctcccccacccatttcccattcctgttccctttttctctctccctttcccatcccatttcccattttccctttccccacccatttccccatcccatttcccattcccatttccctctccctttcctgttcccatttcccattttccctttccccatcctatttcccctttccctctccccttccccacccatttcccattcccatttccctttccccacccattcccatttcccatttcccttttcccacccattcccatttcccattttccctttccccacccatttcccattcccaatacccatttcccatttccctttccccatcccattcccatttccccattcccattttccctttgcCCACCCATTTCCCcacccatttcccattcccatttccctttccccacccatttcccattcccattcccattttccctttccccacccatttcccattcccgttttccctttccccatcccattcccatttccccattcccattttccctttccccacccatttcccatttccctttccccacccatttcccatttcccattcccccgCAGAGTGCGAGGCGTCGGAGGAGTCGAGCGGGGAGCTGGATCTGGAGCCGGAGGTGCCGGAGCTGGAGGATCTGCGGGAGCTGCacccggggctgctgctggcgcGGGCGGCGCTGGCGCGGAACCTGCCCCTGATGGCCACGGCGCTGGCCCACGGCGCCGACATCAACTGGGCCAACGAGGGCGACGAGAGCAAAACGGCGCTGATGCAGGCGGTGGCCGGGGTgagggatgggattgggattggggtgggattggggttgggatggggatgggatgggatgggatgggactgagaatgggattgggatgggaatggaattgggatgggactgagaatgggattgggatggaaatgggactgggattggggttgggatgggattggagtTGGGATGGGACTgagaatgggattgggatgggactgggattggggttgggatggggttgggatgggactgggactggggatgggaatgggattgggatgggattggggttgggactgggactgggatgggattgggattgggattggtatgggactgggactgggatggggttgggattggtATGGGACGGGGATGGGACTgagaatgggactgggatgggattaggatgggattgggatgggattggggttgggactgggactgggatgggattgggatgggactgggactgggattggggttgggattggggtttggattggggattgggatgggactgggatgagattgggattggggttgggactgggactgggatgggattgggattggggttgggatgggattgggatgggaatggggttgggactgggattgggactgggactgggtTGGAGAGTGGGGATTGTCCGGTGTGGATGGGATGATGTGGAAATTCCCTTTGGGGATTGTCTGGTACAGCTGGGGTGATGTGGGAATTCTGTTTGGGAATTGTCCAGTCTGGATGAGGTGGTGTGGGAATTCCAAAACTGAagtgaaaattccctttttGGAGCATGGGAATTGTCCTGTTGGATGTGGAAATTCCAGAATCGATGTGGAAATCCCAAAACCGGTGTGGAAATTCCCAAACTGATGCAGAAATCCCAGAACCCATGTGGAAATCCCAGAATCAATGTGGAAATTGAGCtgttcctccctccccagggctccctgATCGCCTGCGAGTTCCTGCTGCAGAACGGGGCCGACGTGAACCAGAGGGacgcgcggggccgggcgccgCTGCACCACGCCACGGCCCTGGGGCACACGGGGTGAGacgggggggtgggggaaagggattgggaatggggaaaatggggatttgggaatgggattggaaacaaatgggggtttgggaatggggcagggatttgggaaatggagatttgggaatgggattggggaaaatggggttttgggaaaaaatggggatttgggaatggggcagggattgggggaaatgggggtttgggaatgggattggggaaaaatggggatttgggattggggacaaatgggggtttgggaatggggcagggattGGGGGAAatggtttgggaatgggattggggaaatgggggattgggattgggggaaaatgggggattggaaatgggattggagacaaatggggatttgggaatgggggcAGGGATAGGGAAATGGGgatgtgggaatgggattgggaaatgggagtttgggattgggaatggggggaaatgggggtttgggaatggggcagggattgggaaatagggatttgggaatgggattgggaacaaatgggggtttgggaatgggattgggaaacagggatttgggaatggaattgggaaatgggggtttgggaatgggagtggtgaaaaaatggggatttgggattggggaaaaatgaggatttgggattggggaaaaatggggatttgggattggggaaaaatggggatttgggaatgggattggtGAAATAATGGGGGGttgggaatggggcagggattgggggaaaatgggggtttgggaatgggagcagggatggggatttgggaatgggattgaggaaaaatggggatttgggaatgggattgggggaaatggggatttggctgggaaggggataggatggaattcccagagaatctgTGGCTGGAATTCTGTACCTCTGGAGCTGGAATTCCCTGCCTCTGGAGTTCTCTGGGtgctgagcaggctgtgccccCAGGCAGGTGTGCCTGTTCCTGAAGCGCGGGGCCACCCAGCACGCCCTGGACGGGGACGGGCAGGACCCGCTGAGCATCGCGGTGAGCGCGGCCAACGCCGACATCGTCACCCTGTGAGCACTGCCGGAGAtggggagagatggggagtGATGGGAACACTGCCTGGGGACTGGGAAACACTGGGAAATACTGGGAAACACTGCCTGGGGACTGGGAAACACTGGGAAATAATGGGAACACTGCCTGGGGACTGGGAAACACTGGGAAATGCTTCCCGGGAACTGGGAAACCAATACTGGGAAACACTGCCTGGGAACTGGGAAACAAACACTGGGAAACACTGGGAACACTGCCTGGGGACTGGGAAacactgggaaatgctgctcGAGAATTGGGAAACAAATACTGGGAAACACTGGGAAATACTGCCTGGGAACTGGGAAACAAACACTGGGAAACACTGGGAAATAATGGGAACACTGCCTGGGGACCGGGAAATACTGGGAAACACTGGGAAATATTGGGAAATACTGGGAAACACTGCCTTGGGACTGGGGAGTGCTGAGAAACATTGGGAAACAATTCCTGGGGACTGGGAAACACTGGGAAATActgggaaataatgggaaacACTGGGAAACACTGGGGAATACTGGGAACACTACCTAGGGACGGGGAAGCACTGGGAAATACTGGGAACACTGCCTGGGgactgggaagcactgggaaatACTGGGAACACTGCCTAGGGACGGGGAAGCACTGGGAAATACTGGGAAATACTGCCTGGGGACTGGGGAGCGCTGGGAAACATTGGGAAACAATTCCTGGGGACTGGGAAACACTGGGAAATACTGGGAACACTGCCTGGGGACTGGGAAACAAATACTGGGAAATACTGGGAAACACTGTCTGGGGACTGGGAAATACTGGGAAATGCTGCCCAGGAACTGGAAACAAATACTGGGAAACACTGGGAAATGCTGCCTGGGGACTGGGAAACACTGGGAAATGCTGCCTGGGGACTGGGAAATACTGGGAAATACTGGGAACACTGCCTGGGGACTGGGCAATACTGGGAAATGCTGCCCAGGAACTGGAAACAAATACTAGGAAATACTGGGAAACAAATACTGGGAAACGCTACCTGGGGACTGGGAAACACTGGGAAATGCTTTGGAACGCTGGGAAACACTGGGAAACACTGGGAAATGCTTTGGAACGCTGGGAAACACTGGGAAATTCTTTGGAACACTGAGAAACACCCCCTGGGTACTGGGAAATACTGGGAAATGCTTTGGAACGCTGGGAAATACTGGGAAATGCTTTGGAACACTGGGAAACATTGGCTGGGGACTGGGAAACACTGGGAGACGCCTCCAGCAGGGTCAGGAATAACTAAATAACCAACTAATAACCAGATAATGACCAACTAATAATCAACTAATAACCAAATAACCAGATAATCACCCTCACCATCCCCCTGTGCTGTCTCAGGCTGCGCCTGGCGCGGATGAACGAGGAGATGCGGGAGGCAGAGGGACCCTTGGGGCAGCCCGGGCAGTACCCCAGCAACAGCCCCACGGAGCTGCAGTACAGGAAATGCATCCAGGAGTTCATCAGCCTCAACATCGACGACTGCTAGGGGCCCTGGAGAGCCCCATCCTCAGATATTCCCATCCTGGGCTCTTCCCATCCTTGGATTTTCCCATCCTTGGATGTTCCCATCCTCGGATGTTCCTGTGCTCGGATGTTCCCATCCTGGGATGTTCCCATCTTTGGTTGTTCCCATCCTTGGATGTTCTCATCCTTGGATATTTCCATCCTTGGATATTTCCATCCTTGGATGTTCCCATCCTTGGATGTTCCCGTCCTTGGATTTTCCTGTCCTTGGATTTTCCTGTCCTTGGATGTTCCCTTCCTTGGATGTTCCCATCCTTGGATTTTCCTATCCTTGGATGTTCCCTTCCTTGGATGTTCCCATCCTGGGATCTTTCCATCCTCAGATATTCCCATCTTTGGATGTTCCCATCCTTGGATTTTTCTATCCTTGGATGTTCCCATCCTGGGATGTTCCCGTGCTCGGATATTCCGTGTTTTCCTCGCAGTTTGGTGTGGTGGTGTTGATGCCTGCACCCCCCCTAGGGTTGAGCTGTGCCCGCAGGAAGGCCGAgggtttctttgggtttttttggtcttttttggttttttggttttttttcctgtgggtttttGAGTTCTCATGCTTGACTACTGGAtggttgatttttaaattttttttttttttttgggggggtgttttggtttggtttttggtttttgagtAGGAACCTCGCCAGGGTGTGACCGTGTGGGCTTGGAGCGTGTGGGAAGTGTGGGAGATGAGctcagagtttaaaaaaaaaaaaggaaaagtggaaaaagaaacaaaaaaaaaaaaagagaagaaaaggaaaaacctgtCCAAGAGAGAGCCACCAACACCAGGAGTGGACAAAGCTGGGCCTGGACCAATCCCAAATGGGTTTGGGGTCGTGGTGTGGGATCTGCTCTGCCCTTGGGAAGAatccaggctggatttgggacagggatgctccagaggCCCAGTGGAGcagggttgggattgggattgggattgggatccggagctcctccagctcctccttttGCTGCTCTCAGGACTGAACCAGCCCCGCTCGCAGCCCTGGGTGCTCAAAGCCATAGAGCCCTGCCTCAgtctgctggaattcctgggggATTCCATCCCAAAGGATTCCCATCCCAAAGGATTCctgcggcagcagcagcgctgatccctggcaggagctcgTCGCTGGCGATGGGCTCGGGCTGCTCGGTGCAattccacagaatcacagagtcccagaatcctggaatcccagaAACATGGCATCCCAGAATTTCAGCATCATGGAATCtcaaaatcatggaatcccagaatttcaACATCATGGAATACCAGactcatggaatcccagaatttcaACATCATGGGATCtcaaaatcatggaatcccagaatttcaACATCATGGAATCGCAGAACctcagaatcatggaatcccggaatcatggaatcccagagtCCCAGAATCCCGGAATCCTGGCATCCCATAATTTCAGCATCACGGAATCTCAGCATCatggaatcccaaaatcccggaATCATGGTAtcccagaatctcagaatcctggaatcacagaatcatggaattctggaatcACTGAATCTCAGAATCagggaatcccagaatcacagagttGTGGAATTCCAGAATCTTGGAAttatggaatcccagaatctcagaatcCCACAATTTCAGAATTACGGAATCCCAGAATaatggaatcctggaatcatggaatcccagaatccccagatcatggaattccagaatcccaaaatcacagaatcccgGAATAATGGACTCATGGAATCTCAGAAGCACAGTATCCCAGAATcacggaatcacagaatcccaaatcatggaatcccaaatcatggaatcccagaatcccaaatcatggaatcccaaatcatggaatcccagaatcccaaatcacagaatcccaaatcACGGAATCCCCAGGTCAGAGAAGAtccaggatcactgagtccaacccaAACACCCCAACTGAACCCTGATCCTTTCCTCAAAcccatccagggatggtgactttGATCCCCTCGCGTTTCCACGGAAGAGAATTCCCTGTGCCCGTGTCCTGGAGCATCTCTGGGGCTCCCCAGCGGAATTTTTGTGTCCTCTCCTTTTTCCCGATTTCCTGGCTGCAGTGAGGGGCCGTGGTTCTCCTTGGATCCCTGAggtgctgccccatcccaaactgggaggCACCTCTGGAATTCTGGCCGGgttttgttgggatttgggggtgatgtccctgcctgggctccagGGTCGGTGCCTCAGGGATCATCCCGGGATCTCCCGAGATTCCGAGGAAACTGAGAATCCCAAGGGAGTTCCCAaccctcctgctctccatcaGCAGAGCCTTGAATTTCCCATCCCCTCTGGAATTTCTCATCCCATCCTCTTTGgaatttcccatcccatcccctctggAATTTTCCCTGTCATCCTCTCTGgaatttcccatcccatcccctctggAATTTTCCCTGTCATCCTCTCTGgaatttcccatcccatcccctctaGAATTTCCCATCCCCTTTGGAATTTTCTATCCCCTCTGGAATTTCCCACCTCTGTAATTTCCCATCCCCTCTGGAATTTTCCCTTCCATCCTCTCTGgaatttcccatcccatcccctctggaatttcccatctctggaatttcccatcccatcccctctaGAATTTCCCATCCCCTCTGGAATTTCCCATCTCTGGAATTTTCCCTCTCATCCCCTCTAGAATTTCCCATCttctctggaattttccctcccatcccctctgaaattttccctcccatcccctctggaatttcccatcccatcccctctggAATTCCTGATCTTTTCTCTTCCTGTCCACTGCCCTGCTCAGAATCCTCGCCAGGGTCTGttcctggggctggaattgtatccttggattttggggctcctcacccttccccagcagattttggggtccccccacaCATTCCAGAATTCCTACTTCCTTAGCCAAGCTCTgatccagcttttcctgcattttctgccTGTGCCATCTCCatgctggatttttgggatgagctctgctctggctgctctgcagggg from Catharus ustulatus isolate bCatUst1 chromosome 24, bCatUst1.pri.v2, whole genome shotgun sequence includes:
- the LOC117006814 gene encoding uncharacterized protein LOC117006814 is translated as MQEKLDQSLAKEVGILECVGGPQNLLGKGEEPQNPRIQFQPQEQTLARILSRAVDRKRKDQEFQRGWDGKFQRGWEGKFQRGWEGKFQRRWEILEGMGNSRGDGMGNSRDGKFQRGWDGKFQRGWKGKFQRGWEITEVGNSRGDGMGNSREDDRENSRGDGMGNSREDDRENSRGDGMGNSKEDGMRNSRGDGKFKALLMESRRVGNSLGILSFLGISGDPGMIPEAPTLEPRQGHHPQIPTKPGQNSRGASQFGMGQHLRDPRRTTAPHCSQEIGKKERTQKFRWGAPEMLQDTGTGNSLPWKREGIKVTIPGWV